One window from the genome of Streptomyces sp. NBC_00287 encodes:
- a CDS encoding MFS transporter, with translation MTTPWPLLRDRTSLLCLTGVVISGFGTSALWLVSGVWVKDLTGSDRLAALCMLAMSAPTLAGPLLGTLADRVRRAPLLIATNLLLAVLLLTLFAVDSRDGLWLLFTVLFVYGAAGVVHDAAESALVVSAVPGPLLGDFNGLRMTAGEGMKILAPPAGAALYALYGGPSVAMVDAVTFVAAACLYACLRVKEQRPEPSTGDWRARTAEGARHVWSHPSMRRLIMAGGTTMLCAGVNGALIYPVVEGLGHSPAYAGVLYAVQGAGSVVVGLLSGPALRRLGAHRFAAYGIALLGVAVSLRAVPSDPVALACSAAIGAGLPAVLIAALTHVQHQTPGPLLGRVTATANTLVFTPNVIGLAAGAALVEPVDHRLLLAVLGLALLATAAPLLQPRASAARTDSRSPSDANPA, from the coding sequence ATGACGACCCCCTGGCCCCTACTCCGCGACCGCACCTCCCTGCTCTGCCTCACGGGTGTGGTGATCTCCGGCTTCGGCACCTCGGCGCTCTGGCTGGTGTCGGGCGTATGGGTGAAGGACCTCACCGGCTCGGACCGGCTCGCCGCGCTCTGCATGCTCGCCATGTCGGCGCCCACCCTCGCGGGCCCACTGCTCGGCACCCTCGCCGACCGCGTCCGCCGCGCACCCCTGCTGATCGCCACGAACCTGCTGCTCGCCGTCCTCCTGCTCACCCTCTTCGCCGTGGACTCCCGGGACGGCCTGTGGCTGCTCTTCACCGTCCTTTTCGTGTACGGCGCCGCAGGCGTCGTCCATGACGCGGCGGAGTCCGCCCTCGTCGTCTCCGCCGTCCCCGGGCCCCTGCTGGGCGACTTCAACGGACTGCGCATGACGGCGGGCGAGGGCATGAAGATCCTCGCCCCACCCGCCGGTGCCGCGCTCTACGCGCTGTACGGCGGCCCGAGCGTCGCCATGGTCGACGCGGTCACCTTCGTCGCCGCCGCTTGTCTGTACGCCTGCCTGCGTGTCAAGGAGCAGAGGCCCGAACCGTCCACCGGCGACTGGCGCGCTCGGACCGCTGAAGGCGCCCGTCATGTGTGGTCGCACCCCAGCATGCGACGGCTGATCATGGCCGGCGGCACCACCATGCTGTGCGCCGGTGTCAATGGAGCCTTGATCTACCCGGTCGTCGAAGGCCTCGGCCACTCCCCCGCGTACGCCGGTGTGCTCTACGCCGTCCAGGGCGCTGGATCGGTGGTCGTGGGCCTGCTCTCCGGCCCCGCCCTCCGCCGCCTCGGCGCCCACCGCTTCGCCGCGTACGGCATCGCCCTGCTCGGCGTCGCCGTGTCCCTGCGCGCCGTCCCCTCCGACCCGGTGGCGCTGGCGTGCAGCGCGGCGATCGGCGCGGGTCTGCCCGCCGTACTGATCGCCGCGCTGACCCATGTCCAGCACCAGACTCCGGGCCCGCTGCTGGGCCGGGTCACCGCCACCGCCAACACGCTCGTGTTCACCCCGAACGTGATCGGCCTCGCCGCGGGCGCGGCACTGGTCGAACCGGTCGATCACCGGCTGCTGCTGGCCGTCCTCGGGCTCGCGCTGCTCGCGACCGCCGCGCCCCTCCTTCAGCCGCGGGCCAGCGCTGCCCGCACCGACTCCAGGTCCCCGTCGGACGCCAACCCCGCGTGA
- a CDS encoding 5-dehydro-4-deoxyglucarate dehydratase gives MTPADLAARLGIPSGPLFFPVTAYDADGAVDLDVYREHVRRGVAAGAAAVFACCGTGEFHALTPEEYQECVRAAVEETAGRVPVVAGAGYGTALAVRYARLAEAAGADGLLAMPPYLVQAAQEGLLRHYREVAAATALPVIVYQRDNAVFTPQTVVELARTDGIIGFKDGLGDLDLMQRIVSTVRTEVPGEFLYFNGLPTAELTQLAYRALGITLYSSAVFCFAPEIALSFHQALRQGNDATVRRLLDGFYRPFVELRAQGRGYAVALVKAGVRLRGLDVGEVRPPLHEPSEDHVKQLALLIERGYALLEEDGK, from the coding sequence GTGACGCCAGCCGACCTCGCCGCTCGACTCGGCATCCCCAGCGGGCCGCTGTTCTTCCCCGTCACCGCCTACGACGCCGACGGCGCCGTCGACCTCGACGTCTACCGCGAGCATGTGCGCCGCGGCGTGGCGGCAGGGGCCGCAGCCGTCTTCGCCTGCTGCGGTACCGGCGAGTTCCACGCGCTGACGCCCGAGGAGTACCAGGAGTGCGTACGGGCGGCCGTGGAGGAGACGGCGGGCCGGGTGCCGGTCGTCGCGGGCGCCGGATACGGCACCGCGCTCGCCGTGCGGTACGCGCGGCTCGCCGAGGCGGCCGGCGCCGACGGGCTGCTCGCCATGCCGCCGTATCTCGTGCAAGCCGCGCAGGAGGGGCTGCTGCGGCACTACCGGGAGGTGGCCGCGGCCACCGCGCTGCCTGTGATCGTCTATCAGCGCGACAACGCCGTGTTCACCCCGCAGACGGTCGTCGAACTGGCCCGCACGGACGGGATCATCGGGTTCAAGGACGGTCTTGGCGATCTGGACCTCATGCAGCGGATCGTCAGCACGGTGCGCACCGAAGTCCCCGGCGAATTCCTCTACTTCAACGGACTGCCGACCGCCGAGCTGACCCAGCTCGCCTACCGCGCCCTCGGCATCACGCTCTACTCGTCGGCCGTGTTCTGCTTCGCCCCCGAGATCGCCCTCAGCTTCCACCAGGCGCTGCGCCAGGGCAACGACGCCACCGTCCGCCGCCTCCTGGACGGCTTCTACCGGCCGTTCGTCGAACTGCGCGCCCAGGGCCGCGGTTACGCCGTCGCGCTCGTCAAGGCGGGCGTCCGGCTGCGCGGGCTGGACGTGGGGGAGGTCCGGCCGCCGCTGCACGAACCGAGCGAGGATCATGTCAAGCAGCTCGCGCTGCTGATCGAGCGTGGGTACGCGCTGCTGGAGGAGGACGGCAAGTGA
- a CDS encoding ABC transporter substrate-binding protein, giving the protein MRTQSRRAPRGLIAAAAVGTLITSLAACSGAGGSGSTGGDSINVLMVNNPQMVELQKLTADNFTKDTGIKVNFTVLPENDVRDKISQDFANQAGQYDVATLSNYEIPIYAKNGWLHSLDSYVKGDTAFDQDDILPPMTQALTAEDGKLYGEPFYGESSFLMYRKDVLEKAGLTMPAKPTWTQVADIATKVDGAESGMKGICLRGLPGWGEVMAPLTTVVNTFGGTWFNQDWQAQLDSKEFKEATQFYVDLVREHGEAGAAQSGYAECLNNMTQGKTAMWYDATAGAGSLEASGSPVKGKIGYVPAPVEKTESSGWLYTWAWGIQKSSDNAENAWKFISWASGKDYEKLVGETNGWANVPAGKRASTYDIPEYRKEAAAFADVTRDAIANAKPEDPGVQPRPAPGIQFVGIPEFTDLGTKVSQEISSAIAGRQSVDSALKKSQELAEAVGKKYEGS; this is encoded by the coding sequence ATGCGAACCCAGAGCCGACGGGCGCCACGCGGTCTCATAGCCGCGGCCGCCGTAGGGACGCTGATCACCTCGCTCGCCGCCTGCTCGGGCGCCGGCGGATCCGGATCCACCGGTGGTGACTCCATCAACGTCCTGATGGTGAACAACCCGCAGATGGTGGAGCTCCAGAAGCTCACCGCCGACAACTTCACCAAGGACACCGGCATCAAGGTGAACTTCACCGTCCTGCCGGAGAACGACGTCCGCGACAAGATCAGCCAGGACTTCGCCAACCAGGCGGGCCAGTACGACGTCGCCACCCTCAGCAACTACGAGATCCCGATCTACGCCAAGAACGGCTGGCTCCACTCCCTGGACTCCTACGTCAAGGGCGACACCGCCTTCGACCAGGACGACATCCTCCCGCCGATGACCCAGGCGCTCACCGCGGAGGACGGCAAGCTCTACGGCGAGCCCTTCTACGGCGAGTCCTCCTTCCTGATGTACCGCAAGGACGTCCTGGAGAAGGCGGGCCTGACCATGCCGGCCAAGCCCACCTGGACGCAGGTCGCCGACATCGCCACCAAGGTGGACGGCGCCGAGTCCGGCATGAAGGGCATCTGTCTGCGCGGCCTGCCCGGCTGGGGCGAGGTGATGGCCCCGCTCACCACGGTCGTCAACACCTTCGGCGGCACCTGGTTCAACCAGGACTGGCAGGCACAACTGGACTCCAAGGAGTTCAAGGAGGCCACCCAGTTCTATGTCGACCTGGTCCGCGAGCACGGCGAGGCCGGCGCCGCGCAGTCCGGCTACGCCGAGTGCCTGAACAACATGACCCAGGGCAAGACGGCCATGTGGTACGACGCCACGGCCGGCGCCGGCTCACTGGAGGCGAGCGGCTCCCCGGTCAAGGGCAAGATCGGCTACGTCCCGGCCCCGGTCGAGAAGACCGAGAGCTCCGGCTGGCTCTACACCTGGGCCTGGGGCATCCAGAAGTCGTCCGACAACGCCGAGAACGCCTGGAAGTTCATCTCCTGGGCCTCCGGCAAGGACTACGAGAAGCTCGTCGGCGAGACGAACGGCTGGGCCAACGTGCCCGCCGGCAAGCGGGCTTCGACCTACGACATCCCCGAGTACCGCAAGGAAGCGGCCGCCTTCGCCGATGTCACCCGGGACGCCATCGCGAACGCCAAGCCCGAGGACCCGGGCGTGCAGCCCCGGCCCGCGCCCGGCATCCAGTTCGTCGGCATCCCCGAGTTCACCGACCTGGGCACCAAGGTCTCCCAGGAGATCAGCTCCGCCATCGCGGGCCGCCAGTCCGTGGACAGCGCGCTCAAGAAGTCCCAGGAACTCGCCGAGGCCGTAGGGAAGAAGTACGAGGGATCATGA
- a CDS encoding DeoR/GlpR family DNA-binding transcription regulator: MTTAKAARTAEERQREIVQAARSTGSVDVTALAVELGVAKETVRRDLRVLEEHGLLRRTHGGAYPVESAGFETTLAFRATSHVPEKRRIAEAAAELLGDAETVFVDEGFTPQLIAEALPRDRPLTVVTASLPVAGTLAEAEAISVLLLGGRVRSGTLATVDHWTTKMLAGFVIDLAFIGANGISREHGLTTPDPAVSEVKAQAVRSARRTVFAGVHTKFGAVSFCRFAEVGALEAIVTSTLLPAAEAHRYSLLGPQVIRV, translated from the coding sequence ATGACGACGGCGAAGGCAGCGAGAACCGCCGAGGAACGCCAGCGCGAGATCGTGCAGGCCGCGCGTTCCACCGGCTCGGTCGACGTCACCGCGCTCGCCGTCGAGCTGGGCGTGGCCAAGGAGACCGTGCGCCGGGACCTGCGCGTCCTGGAGGAGCACGGCCTGCTCCGCCGTACCCATGGCGGTGCCTACCCCGTGGAGAGCGCCGGTTTCGAGACGACGCTCGCCTTCCGCGCCACCAGCCATGTCCCCGAGAAGCGCCGGATCGCGGAAGCCGCGGCCGAGCTGCTCGGGGACGCCGAGACCGTCTTCGTGGACGAGGGCTTCACCCCCCAGCTCATCGCCGAGGCACTCCCCCGGGACCGGCCGCTGACCGTGGTCACCGCGTCCCTGCCGGTCGCGGGCACGCTCGCCGAGGCCGAAGCCATCTCGGTACTGCTGCTCGGCGGCCGGGTCCGCTCCGGCACGCTGGCCACCGTCGACCACTGGACGACGAAGATGCTCGCCGGCTTCGTCATCGACCTCGCCTTCATCGGCGCCAACGGCATCTCCCGCGAACACGGCCTCACCACCCCCGACCCGGCCGTCAGCGAGGTCAAGGCGCAGGCGGTCCGATCCGCGCGGCGCACGGTGTTCGCGGGCGTCCACACCAAGTTCGGGGCCGTCAGCTTCTGCCGCTTCGCGGAGGTCGGCGCCCTGGAGGCGATCGTCACCAGCACACTGCTCCCCGCGGCCGAGGCCCACCGCTACTCCCTCCTCGGTCCGCAGGTCATCCGCGTCTGA
- a CDS encoding carbohydrate ABC transporter permease, with protein MSVTTPPTRVAAAPVRPAATRPPNRMRAWATRAPLLPALVFMILVTQLPFVATLVISFFDWNALYPDDRHFAGFANYSEVLSTPELRESVWTTVVLTATVVLVSLVLGMALALLLDRKFRGRAVVRTMLIAPFLLVPVAAALLWKHVLFNPEYGLFNGILHWIGGDGAAQPDWISEMPLMAVEASLIWQWTPFMTLILLAGLQSRDPQLLEAARMDGASAWQEFVHITLPHMRRYIELSVLLGSIYIVQNFDAVYTITSGGLGTANLPYTIYQTFYQAHENGLASAAGVIVVIGSLILATFALRVVSSLFRAEVSR; from the coding sequence ATGAGTGTGACCACTCCCCCCACCCGGGTCGCCGCCGCCCCCGTGCGGCCGGCGGCGACCCGGCCGCCGAACCGGATGCGCGCCTGGGCCACCCGGGCGCCCCTGCTGCCCGCGCTGGTCTTCATGATCCTCGTGACGCAGCTGCCCTTCGTGGCCACCCTGGTGATCTCGTTCTTCGACTGGAACGCGCTCTACCCGGACGACCGCCACTTCGCCGGCTTCGCCAACTACTCGGAGGTGCTGAGCACACCCGAACTGCGCGAGTCGGTGTGGACGACGGTTGTGCTGACCGCCACGGTCGTACTCGTCAGCCTGGTGCTCGGCATGGCGCTGGCGCTGCTGCTCGACCGGAAGTTCCGCGGCCGGGCCGTCGTCCGCACCATGCTCATCGCCCCCTTCCTGCTGGTACCGGTCGCCGCCGCGCTGCTGTGGAAGCACGTGCTGTTCAACCCGGAGTACGGCCTCTTCAACGGCATCCTGCACTGGATCGGCGGGGACGGGGCGGCCCAGCCGGACTGGATCTCCGAGATGCCGCTGATGGCGGTCGAGGCCTCGCTGATCTGGCAGTGGACGCCGTTCATGACGCTGATCCTGCTGGCCGGACTGCAGAGCCGTGACCCGCAGTTGCTGGAGGCGGCCCGGATGGACGGCGCGAGCGCCTGGCAGGAATTCGTCCACATCACGCTGCCGCACATGCGCCGCTACATCGAACTGAGCGTGCTGCTCGGCTCGATCTACATCGTGCAGAACTTCGACGCGGTGTACACCATCACCTCCGGCGGCCTGGGCACCGCGAACCTGCCGTACACCATCTACCAGACCTTCTACCAGGCACACGAGAACGGCCTCGCCTCGGCGGCCGGCGTCATCGTCGTCATCGGCTCGCTCATCCTCGCGACCTTCGCCCTGCGCGTGGTGTCGTCCCTGTTCCGTGCGGAGGTGTCCCGCTGA
- a CDS encoding NAD-dependent epimerase/dehydratase family protein: MPAPRTVLLTGAAGGLGTLMRDLLPEYGYTLRLLDLRPIEGEPDAIVADLADKEALRAAVRGVDAIIHLAGISLEAPFEKILKANIEGTYNLYEAAREEGVARIVFASSNHAVGFTPSPRGDDPLIPIDTPRRPDTFYGLSKSFGEDLAQFYWDKYGLETVSVRIGSCFPEPTSVRMLSVWMSPADGARLFHAALTAEEVGHKVVYGSSANTRLWWDLTTARSLGYAPQDDSEPYAEKLIAQQGELDPTNEAHTHLGGHFVNDPPIWPY, from the coding sequence ATGCCCGCGCCCCGCACCGTTCTGCTCACCGGCGCCGCCGGCGGCCTCGGCACCCTGATGCGGGACCTGCTGCCCGAGTACGGCTACACGCTGCGCCTGCTCGATCTGCGCCCCATCGAGGGCGAGCCGGACGCGATCGTCGCGGACCTCGCCGACAAGGAGGCGCTGCGCGCGGCCGTCCGGGGCGTCGACGCGATCATCCACCTCGCGGGCATCTCCCTGGAAGCCCCCTTCGAGAAGATCCTCAAGGCGAACATCGAGGGCACCTACAACCTGTACGAGGCCGCACGCGAGGAGGGCGTCGCGCGCATCGTCTTCGCCTCCTCCAACCACGCGGTCGGCTTCACCCCCAGCCCTCGGGGCGACGACCCCCTGATCCCGATCGACACCCCGCGCCGCCCGGACACCTTCTACGGCCTGTCCAAGTCCTTCGGCGAGGATCTCGCCCAGTTCTACTGGGACAAGTACGGCCTGGAGACCGTCTCGGTCCGTATCGGCTCCTGCTTCCCGGAGCCCACCAGCGTCCGCATGCTGTCGGTCTGGATGAGCCCCGCCGACGGCGCCCGCCTCTTCCACGCGGCCCTGACCGCCGAGGAGGTCGGCCACAAGGTCGTCTACGGCTCCTCCGCCAACACCCGCCTGTGGTGGGACCTCACCACGGCCCGCTCCCTCGGCTATGCCCCCCAGGACGACTCCGAGCCCTACGCCGAGAAGCTGATCGCACAGCAGGGCGAGCTGGACCCCACGAACGAGGCCCACACCCACCTGGGCGGCCACTTCGTGAACGACCCTCCGATCTGGCCGTACTGA